The Dioscorea cayenensis subsp. rotundata cultivar TDr96_F1 chromosome 19, TDr96_F1_v2_PseudoChromosome.rev07_lg8_w22 25.fasta, whole genome shotgun sequence genome includes a window with the following:
- the LOC120283920 gene encoding 7-deoxyloganetin glucosyltransferase-like, whose translation MGSIAGQDEHEKKPHAVCIPYPAQGHITPMLKLAKLLHSNGFHITFINSEYNHKRLLNSRGPSSLDGLHDFQYKTIPDGLPPSHFEATQDIPSLCHSTMTTCLPFFRQLLIDLMHPRTDSGVPPVTCIIADGVMSFTLDAAVELGIPEFLFWTTSACGFMCYLHYHLLIAKSLAPLKSMEDISNGYLETPVEWIPGMKNMRLRDFPSFIRTTNREDIMINFALHETSRVCMAKGIILNTFSDLEHEVLDAMSSMANVPPVYTIGPLCLMSKLLIPQDSPLAAMDSNLWVEEKKCLEWLEGKEKGSVVYVNFGSITVMTSQQLVEFAWGLCNSNKEFLWIIRPDLVRGDNAVLPEEFLMKTKERSMLASWCSQEDVLKHPSVGGFLTHCGWNSTMETMCGGVPVICWPFFAEQQTNCKYLCGEWGIGTEIDNNVKRDEVELLIRELVDGEKGKEMKTKVLEWKTLAEKATCHGGSSFINFQRLVKQMLASPEGNH comes from the exons atgggaTCCATTGCAGGACAAGATGAACATGAGAAGAAACCTCATGCCGTGTGCATCCCTTATCCAGCACAAGGCCACATAACCCCCATGCTCAAGCTTGCCAAGCTCCTCCACTCCAATGGCTTTCACATTACTTTCATCAACTCTGAATACAATCACAAACGTCTCCTCAATTCCAGAGGTCCGTCTTCTCTTGATGGTCTCCATGACTTCCAATACAAGACCATCCCTGATGGTCTCCCTCCTTCCCATTTTGAGGCCACCCAAGACATCCCTTCTTTGTGCCACTCCACCATGACCACTTGCTTGCCATTCTTTCGCCAACTTCTTATTGATCTCATGCATCCACGTACCGATTCTGGCGTCCCTCCGGTTACATGCATCATCGCCGACGGCGTCATGAGCTTCACTCTTGATGCTGCTGTGGAGTTGGGCATCCCTGAGTTCTTGTTCTGGACTACAAGTGCTTGTGGCTTCATGTGTTATCTTCACTATCACCTTCTCATTGCCAAGTCCTTGGCTCCTCTTAAAT CTATGGAGGATATCAGCAATGGATATCTGGAAACACCAGTGGAGTGGATTCCAGGGATGAAGAACATGCGTTTAAGGGACTTCCCTAGCTTCATTAGAACAACTAACAGAGAGGACATAATGATAAACTTTGCACTGCATGAGACTTCTAGAGTTTGCATGGCAAAAGGGATAATTCTCAACACGTTCTCAGACCTAGAGCATGAAGTACTTGATGCAATGTCAAGCATGGCCAACGTTCCTCCAGTGTATACTATTGGTCCACTGTGTTTGATGTCCAAACTCTTGATTCCTCAAGATAGTCCATTGGCTGCCATGGATTCAAACTTGTGGGTAGAGGAGAAGAAATGCTTGGAGTGGTTGGAAGGGAAGGAGAAAGGGTCAGTTGTGTATGTGAACTTTGGCAGTATTACAGTGATGACAAGCCAGCAATTGGTGGAGTTTGCGTGGGGTTTGTGTAACAGTAACAAAGAGTTCTTGTGGATCATAAGGCCTGATCTTGTTAGAGGTGACAATGCAGTGCTACCAGAAGAGTTTTTGATGAAAACCAAAGAAAGGAGCATGTTAGCAAGTTGGTGTTCACAAGAGGATGTGTTAAAGCATCCATCAGTCGGAGGGTTTCTAACACACTGTGGTTGGAACTCAACTATGGAGACAATGTGTGGAGGTGTGCCAGTGATTTGTTGGCCATTTTTTGCTGAACAGCAGACTAATTGCAAATACTTGTGTGGTGAATGGGGGATTGGTACGGAGATTGATAATAATGTTAAGAGAGATGAAGTTGAGCTTTTGATTAGAGAATTGGTGGATGGTGAGAAGGGGAAAGAGATGAAGACGAAGGTTTTGGAGTGGAAGACACTTGCAGAGAAAGCAACATGTCATGGGGGATCTTCTTTCATTAACTTTCAGAGATTGGTCAAGCAGATGCTAGCTTCTCCCGAGGGAAACCACTGA